TGGCTGTGGAGCACTTCATCCAGGTAAAAAGCTTAGGTTAGATGCATTGATAGTGATAGATGGTTGCTGTACCTACTTTAATTCAATTCACTCAGGATAGGATAAGAGCATTTTCGAAATGATTGAAATGTTAATGTAGGTGGGCTGGGCTGTGAGACTCCATTGTCTGGGTGACCCGGAGAGCCAGGAGGTCTCTTCCTTCGCTCTGCCTGTCTTCGTATTGGTTTGCACAAAGTTCCGCAAGCCAATGCCCATGCCCATCCTGGAGATGTGCCAAGGGGAGGATGGTGCCCCCGTGAGGCTTCCCGTGGTGGCAGACCTGCTGTCTGTGGTGAGAGAGCGCCAGGCGTACGCCATGCTGAGACAGAGGCTCCGTACGGGTACAGACGCGTCCTCTACCCCCTCTTTGACCCTCTGTCACGCCCCCACTGGGCGACCCCGCTACACCCTCACCGTACAGGACTGCCCCCCTGGTGCCAAGGTTCCCCGTGCCAACCACTTTGCCATCTTCATAGGTGAGGGATAGGATTTGTCGTATATCGGCACACCTGGGTGGAAAAACATGGGTATGTTTGTCTTTCCTTTCTGCTCTTGGCTGCATTCTTAACCTGGCTCTTCCTGTCTCAACCCTGACAGTGCCTCAGGGCAGAGAGACTGATTGGCTGTACGGCTTGGCTGAGGGGCGGGGCCAACTAGCGGCTAGCGCTAACTTCAGACGTCTGGTTGTCGTGGCCATGCACAGAGAACAGGAGTATACCGACATGCAGGCTGTCCAATCAGAGCTCTCCCCCATGGTGATGGAACTCGCCCCCCCTGGGATGCCAACCAATCAGAAAGTAGGGAAGTTGTGATTATTCTATTTTGGGTAgtaattaaaaaaacatgtttcctaATTTCTCTATCATCTTGCCCCCTTCACCCAttttccccatctccctctctccatccctgtccTTCCCCCTGTAGGTTCCGTTCCTGTCGGTGGGAGGTGAGCTGGGTTGGAGGGAGGTGGTGAGTCATGGTACCAGTGATCTGAGTGGTCAGTACTCTGTAGAGGAcgtgagaggagaggatggtcagCTCTACCGTAGACTGGTGTTCCTGGCTAACGACGGACTGGTCCAGTCAGAGAGCCGCCTCACTAACCCAGCAGCAGGTGAGAACAAACACGCACAGTTTTTATTACTTGGTGAGTTCAGTGGCTAACCGTCTCTTTAACTTTAGCAGCAGCCTTGTCTCAGAAGAATAAGAAGAGCAGAAGGAAAGCCAagccctctgcctctccccccaTGACAACCCCATCCCAGACACCAGGTGGCGCCCTGGAGGTGGACAAAGGCTATCTATGCTGTGCCCACCACAGGGTCATGGTGGCTGGCCTCGCCATGCTAGGCGTGGGCACCGACCACAACAAAGGTAGGTGTATTTGCCAGCATTGTCTGCAAGTCAGTTGCCCTGTGCCCACATACCTGCCAAATACCAGTCTGTGTTTGACACTTTTTCTCAAATCCACTATTTTTGCCTACAGGAAGTTTGGTCTTTTGACACGACAGGTCTGATGAATCAGCCAAATGTCTCCTGTCTGTCATGTCTCCTATAACTTCTCTGTAGATGTGTCAGTGCTCCTGGTGGGACTGGGTGGAGGAGGGCTGCCCCAGTTCCTGCGGGACTTTGTACCTGGAGccagggtggaggtggtggagctgGATCCAGCAGTGCTGGAGGTGGCTCAGGGATGGTTCGGCTTCACACCTGATGACAGGCTCACTGTCACACTGGGAGATGGACTGGAACGCATTAACAACAttgagagagaaggtgagagtgctgggagggaggggggacgagagagggagatgaggaagagatACCGGATACACATTTAAGGTGGAAGGGAGAAAGTAAAAGGTTGCTTCAAGAGCAAATTTGTAACCTCGAGCATGCACATGATTAACACTATTCTCTTACCTGTAGGTGGTCATCAGTAtgatgtcatcatgtttgacGTGGACAGTAAGGACCCCAGTTTGGGGATGAGCTGTCCTCCTCCTGCCTTTGTAGAAACAGCCTTCCTGGAGAGAGTTGGCAATCTGCTGACACCTCGAGGTACAGTAAAAGTTTTTTTAATAACTTTCAAGGAGCTAGTCTGCTTTATTTTCCAAAtctaaaatgttacatttttcaaAGACTGTAGACCTAGGTCTTATCGAGGTGTATCTTGTATCTCACCATATTACACCCTCCCTCTGTCCGTCTCTGTCACCCCTCCCCACCAGGTGTGTTCATGTTGAACCTGGTGTGTCGTGACTCTGCATTGAAGAAGAGTGTGTTGGGTCGTGTGCGGGGTGTGTTCCCGCGTGTGCTCTCCCGGGGCATCGAGGGGGAGGTCAACGAGGTGCTGCTGTGCTCCAGGGGAACGGGGGAGACAGGGGTCCCGCCCAGCCTGCTGAAGGCAGGGAAGACTCTACAGGGAGCACTGGGCATGAACAGCAGTAGAGCAGCAACCTGCATCCCTCAGATAGACATCACTGAGCTGCTAGAGGACCTGAAGGTGGCATGAGGGAGAGGGGCATGAGGAGAAGAGGACAATGTGAAAAACTATAATTTTCATTTTAATTCTCAAGATGCTACATGCAATAAtgtatgaaataaaaatgtacagatgctacatgcaataatttcagatttacagttcatattaggaaatcatttgatttaaataaaatcattaggccctaacctatggatttcacatgactgggaatacagatatgcatctgtagaGCGTGGATtaggaaaccagtcagtatctggtgtgaccaccatttgcctcatgcagtgtgacacatctccttcgc
This window of the Salvelinus sp. IW2-2015 linkage group LG16, ASM291031v2, whole genome shotgun sequence genome carries:
- the eef1aknmt gene encoding eEF1A lysine and N-terminal methyltransferase isoform X2; translation: MSLLPRTAEEFSSAEYWERFFKKRGEKAFEWYGDYNKLCGVLHKYIKPRDKVLVVGCGNSELSEQLYDVGYRHLTNIDISETVVNHMNQKNAKQRPDLTFQMVDATQTPYEDGSYQAALDKGTLDAMASQEEGALAGRMLAEVGRVLGIGGRYVCVTLAQESVIKLAVEHFIQVGWAVRLHCLGDPESQEVSSFALPVFVLVCTKFRKPMPMPILEMCQGEDGAPVRLPVVADLLSVVRERQAYAMLRQRLRTGTDASSTPSLTLCHAPTGRPRYTLTVQDCPPGAKVPRANHFAIFIVPQGRETDWLYGLAEGRGQLAASANFRRLVVVAMHREQEYTDMQAVQSELSPMVMELAPPGMPTNQKVPFLSVGGELGWREVVSHGTSDLSGQYSVEDVRGEDGQLYRRLVFLANDGLVQSESRLTNPAAAALSQKNKKSRRKAKPSASPPMTTPSQTPGGALEVDKGYLCCAHHRVMVAGLAMLGVGTDHNKDVSVLLVGLGGGGLPQFLRDFVPGARVEVVELDPAVLEVAQGWFGFTPDDRLTVTLGDGLERINNIEREGGHQYDVIMFDVDSKDPSLGMSCPPPAFVETAFLERVGNLLTPRGVFMLNLVCRDSALKKSVLGRVRGVFPRVLSRGIEGEVNEVLLCSRGTGETGVPPSLLKAGKTLQGALGMNSSRAATCIPQIDITELLEDLKVA
- the eef1aknmt gene encoding eEF1A lysine and N-terminal methyltransferase isoform X1, whose protein sequence is MSLLPRTAEEFSSAEYWERFFKKRGEKAFEWYGDYNKLCGVLHKYIKPRDKVLVVGCGNSELSEQLYDVGYRHLTNIDISETVVNHMNQKNAKQRPDLTFQMVDATQTPYEDGSYQAALDKGTLDAMASQEEGALAGRMLAEVGRVLGIGGRYVCVTLAQESVIKLAVEHFIQVGWAVRLHCLGDPESQEVSSFALPVFVLVCTKFRKPMPMPILEMCQGEDGAPVRLPVVADLLSVVRERQAYAMLRQRLRTGTDASSTPSLTLCHAPTGRPRYTLTVQDCPPGAKVPRANHFAIFIVPQGRETDWLYGLAEGRGQLAASANFRRLVVVAMHREQEYTDMQAVQSELSPMVMELAPPGMPTNQKVPFLSVGGELGWREVVSHGTSDLSGQYSVEDVRGEDGQLYRRLVFLANDGLVQSESRLTNPAAAAALSQKNKKSRRKAKPSASPPMTTPSQTPGGALEVDKGYLCCAHHRVMVAGLAMLGVGTDHNKDVSVLLVGLGGGGLPQFLRDFVPGARVEVVELDPAVLEVAQGWFGFTPDDRLTVTLGDGLERINNIEREGGHQYDVIMFDVDSKDPSLGMSCPPPAFVETAFLERVGNLLTPRGVFMLNLVCRDSALKKSVLGRVRGVFPRVLSRGIEGEVNEVLLCSRGTGETGVPPSLLKAGKTLQGALGMNSSRAATCIPQIDITELLEDLKVA